The Acidimicrobiales bacterium sequence GCGAGGTCGACGTCCTCCCTACAGAACATCACGGCGTCGGGGTCGTGGACGATGATGCCGAGGTGACGGAAGCCGTCGGCGACGTCGGCGACCTCCTGGCCGAGCTCGGTGGCGAGCTGGCGGAGGGAGAACTCGTCGTCGCGGGCGATCACGACGTCCGACGCCATCGCGGAGGCATCAGCGAGGCTCTCGGGCACCTCGGCCTCGGGTACGCCCAGCTCGCCGAGTACCTCGATCATCTCCCGGCGTTGGTCGGCCTCGCTCATCGGCACGACGGTACTCGTCCGCCCGGCGCCCCCGCGTACCGACGTTCCCTCAACCTCGCGCCGGGCGCGCCGATGGAGAGGGAACAACCCCTCCAGGTTGACTGCGCCGCCGGATCCGATCTCCTTCGGGCCGGCGGCGCAACGTCGTTCCGGGGACAGGGAACGAGCGCTTGCCCAGCAACCCGGACTCGCTCGGCGGCGACGCATCGGCTGTACTCGCGCCCATGACGTGGAACATCGAAGGCAAGCGGGTGCTGGTCACGGGCGGCACCACCGGCATCGGCCGGGCGACCGTGGCGGCGCTCGCCGCGGGCGGTGCCGAGGTCGTGTTCACCGCCCGCAAGCCCGCGGCCGGCGACGAGGTGGTCGCCGAGGTCGAGGCGGGCTCGCCGGACGCGGTCGTCAGCCATCGTCGGCTCGATCTCGACGATCTGGCCGCGGTCCGTGCCTTCGCCACGCAGTTCGCCGCCGACTTCGATCGGCTGGACGTGCTCATCAACAATGCGGGTGTCGTCCTGACCGAGCGTCGCCTCACCGCCGACGGCCACGAGTTCACGTTCGGGGTGAACCACCTCGGCCACTTCCAGCTCGTGCAGTCGCTGCTCCCGTTGCTGGAGGCCTCGGCGCCGGCGCGGATCGTGATCGTGGCGTCCGACGCGCATCAGTTCACCAAGGGGCTGGACTTCGACGACCTGATGGCTTCCTCGGGCCGGTTCGGTGCCGCCCGGGGGATGGCGGTCTACTCCCGCTCCAAGCTGGCCAACATGCTGCACACCCACGAGCTCGCGAAGCGGTTGCCTGCCGATCGGGTGACCGTGAACTGCGTGCACCCCGGCGCGGTGCGGACGAGGCTGGGACGCGACACCGAGGCATCACGGCTGAGCAATGTCGTGTGGCCGCTGGTGAACCGGTTCTTCCTGACGCCGGAGAAGGGCGCCCGCACGTCCGTCTGGGCGGCGACCGATCCCGAGCTCGAGGGCGTCACCGGCGAGTACTTCGTCAAGTCCCGGATCAAGAAGCCCCGCAAGACCGCGCGAGACGACGCGGCGGCCGCCCGCCTCTGGACGATCTCCGAAGACCTCGTCCGCGCTTCAACTGGGGTCTGACCCCCGCTTCTCCCGAGGCGCTCGGGCTAGTCCGCCGACTTCTGGGTGCCGACCTTCAGGTCCTTGAAGGGCACACCCTTGTCGACGCTGATGTCGCGGGGGAGACCCAGCACGCGGTCACCGATGATGTTCTTCTGGATCTCGTTGGTGCCGCCGGCGATGCCGCCCTGGAGGCCGGTGAGCGCGGCACGTTGCCAACCGCCGCCGTGGTCGCCTTCCCAGGCGACGCCGGATGCGCCGACGATCTCCATCGAGACGTCACGCACCTCGTTCATGATGAGCGTGCTGAAGAGCTTGCCGATCGAACCGCCGGGGCCGGGCGTCTTGCCTGCCTGCATCTCGGCGCGGGTCCGCATGGAGACCATGGAGTGGCAGGTCTCCTTGATGTAGATCTTCATCAGCTTCTGGCGGAGGGTGGGGTTGTCGATGAGGCCACGCTTCTTCGCCTCCTCGATGAGCGAGTCGGCCCGCTCGTGCTTGATGCCGGCGGTCGCGCCCGAGCCGATCGCGACCCGTTCGTACATGAGCATCGCGGTGGCCATGTTCCAGCCGTTGTTGAGATCGCCGAGGAGATTCTCGGCCGGAATGCTCACGTCGGTGAAGAAGATCTCGTTGAAGTGGCTGCCGCCGTCGATCTGGTGGATCGGACGGACCTCGACGCCCTCGGCGTCCATCGGCACGATGAACATCGAGATGCCGGCGTGCTTGGGAACCTCCGGGTCGGTCCGGGCGATGACGACGCCGTAGTCGCTGACGTGCGCGAGGGTGGTCCACACCTTCTGGCCGTTGAGGACCCACGTGTCGCCGTCGCGCACCGCTCTCGTCTGCAGGGAAGCGACGTCGGAGCCCGCGCCCGGCTCGGAGAACATCTGGCACCAGATCTTGTCGCCGGAAATGTTGTCGGCGAGGTAGGCGCGCTTCTGGTCGTCGGTTCCGTACTCGGCGAGCATCGGCAAACACATGCCGTGGGAGATCGTGAACTCGAACGTCATGTTCGGGTAGTTGGCGTATTCCTCACGCCACCAGCGCTCGTGGTCCTTCGTGAGCCCGGCGCCGCCGAACTCCTTCGGGTAGGTGAGGCCGGCGAGCCCGGCCTCGTAGAGCGCGGACTGGAACGCCTTGCCGGCTGCGAGCCGCTTGAGGCCGCCCGAATCGCCGTCGCCGTCGAGCTGGATCCCGGTGGCGTGCTCGTTCAGGAACTCCCGGCATCGGGCACGGAACTCCTCTTCGGTCAGGTCGGCAATGGCGGCGTCGGACATCTCGTCTCCACGGAAGTTAGCGATCGTTCACCACGCTATCCGCAGGTGTCGGAGCGGGGCGAGTCCGCGTCACGGGTGATCCCCGAGTGAAAGACTTCGGTCAGCGACGAAAGGGGATCTCATGGAGATCGTGCTACTACTCGGAAGAATTGTGTTCTCGGTCATCTTCATCGGCAGCGGGATCGGCCAGTTGGCCGACGAGGAGAGCACCACGGCGACAGCCGCGGGGGCCGGCCTCCCCAACGCCAAGCTGATGGGTCAGATCAGTGGGGTCTGCTTCGGGCTCGGCGGCATCGCCATCGCGCTCGGCATCTTCACCGATCTCGCCTTCCTCCTGACGGGCGTGCTGGTGATGATCGCGGCCTTCACGGTCCATCCGTTCTGGAAAATGGAGGGCGAGGCGCAGATGATGCAGATGCCGAACTTCATGAAGAACCTGACGATCTTCGGTGGCTGTCTGATGGGCTTCGCGTTCTACTCGACCTTCGGCGCCTACGAAGGGTTCGCCGACGGATACCAGATCGTCGGCTCGCTCTTCGAGTTCGACTTCAACGACGTCATCAAGGCGCCGTAGCCGGCTCAGCTCTCGGCGCCGTCGCCGCACTCGGTGCAGTGGACGTCGCCGGGGGCGCCACCCTCGACGAACTCGGTGAGCCAGTCGATGAACGCGACGCCTTCCACGGTCTCGGTGTAGACGTCCGGCCGTCCCAGAATCGTGTGGGAGTCGCCCGGCGCGACATAGACCTGGAGGTCGACCCCGTCGTCCTCGACGAGCGCCTCGTTGAAGTCGAGGACCTCCAGGAGGCCCCCTTCGAGTCCCGCCATCGCGGAGAAGCTGACCTGCACGTTGTCGAACGCGTTGTCGAAGCGGGCCATGCGTAGATCCGGATCGTGGACGCCGGCGAACCGGAAGAGATCGGGGATGCCCCACTCCTCGGGCGCGATGTCGGCGACGACCGGCCAGTCTGGGATGTTGTTCGTCGAGCCCCAGAGGTTGCCGATGAACTGATTCTGCAGCGGACTCGTGGCGTAGCCGCCCGACGCATCGGCGAGCACCGCGATGTCCGTCCCCTCACTCATGCGATCCGACGCGAGTCCGCCGAACAGGGGAGCGGGCACACCGCCGGCGCTCGAGCCGGTCACGAGGAGCTGCGACGCGTCGCCGTAGTTCTCGACGACGTGGTCGAGGCCGTGCATCGCATTCTCGAACCCGTTGTGCTCGATTGTGAGCTCGCCGTAGGTGGTGGTCGCGTCGCCCAGGAACACATCGCCCGAGCAGTAGGGCACGAACACGACCGTCCAATCGGCCAGCGGATTGAGGGGGTTGTCGTAGTCGAAGATGCCGTTGCCGTCGTCGCCCGGGTGATCGTCCTCACCGGTGGTCACCTTGTAGGTGCCGTTCTCGAAGTCACACATCTGCTCGGTGAAGCAGGCGCCGCCACCCTGGAAGTAGAGCATCACCTTGTCGGGGTCCGCCGCCCGGGTGTGGATGTAGTACTCGCTGCCGTCGGCACACATGCACTCCGGCCCGGCGAGGTGCGACACCCACTCCGGGGCCGGTGCCTCGGTCGTACTGGTCGTCGCCGGTGCCTCGGTGGTGCTCGTCGTTGCCGGTGCCTCGGTGGTGGTCGTCGTCGGGTCCGCGGCTTCGTTCGCGTCGTCACCGCACGCGGCGGCGAACAGGGCGAGGACTCCGAGCAGGGCAACGATGCGGCGACGGTTCATGGCAGGTCTCCCGGTTGACGGCCTGACCGTAGCGAGCGGCCGCGCGGCGCGTCACGCCGGGAAGACGGGCTCCGGGAACTGGTTCCACCAGTTGAGGACCTGACGCCGCGTGACGTAGCCGATCGGTTCGTAGGGGTTCGGCACGAGGCCGTCGTCGACGAGCACCTCGAGTTCGCCCCGGCTCGCCGTGAGGAGGTCCTGGTCGATCGCGCAGGTGATGCCCTCGGGATCGAGGCCGAACAGTCCGGCCGCGTTGAGTCCGAAGACCTTCGCCTTGAGCTCGTCCGTGAGCGCGGGGTAGTGGTGGGTCTCCTGGAACGCCTCGGTGATCTGGAACGCCCGGAACGCCTCGATCTGACGCTGCGGCGAGCCGAGCCAGATGGCGTCGGTGCCCCACATCACACGGTCGGCGCCGACCCGGGTGAGCAGCTTGCCCAGCAGGTGGGCCGCCTCGGTGGGGTCGCCCATCACCTCTCGCCACGCCGTGCCGAGCTCGCACCACACGTTCGTGTTGGGCTCGATGCCATGGTCGTCCATCGCCTTGACCAGCGAGTTCACCCCGGTGGTGGCCCGGTTCGGGTCATAGGCACGCTCCACCGTCTGGGTTTCGTAGGCCGAGTGGTAGATCACGAAGTTCATGTCCGGATACAGGGAGGCCGCGGCGCAGAGGTCGTCCGGCCCGTTGAACCGGCGATCGAACTCCTGGAGGGGCAGCCCCTTGTGGCCGCACAGGGTGGTGACGCCGAGGTCACGCATGTGATCGATGACCGGGAGCCCGATCTCGGGGTCGACCATCGAGTAGCCCTGGTTCTGCGGACCCCACGCGGTGTACACCTTGAACGCCGCGACCCGGCCGGTGTCGGCCGTGCGGGTCATGCCGTCCAGTCGGCTCGACAGGTCCCCGAAGTTCGGTGCGATCACGTCGTGGATGAGCACGCGGGACTGGCCGGCGACGGTGATGGCTTCCATGAGTTCCGCGGTGCCGACCTTGTCGTCGAAGGGGAGCGGCGCGTCGAGCGGCCCGGAGTTGGGGACGTCGGTGAGCAGGGCGAACGTGGTGTCGCTGCCCAGGAACATGTTCGTGATGTAGCTGACGCGGTTGAGGCATTCGTGGCCGTCGCCCTCACCACAGCCGGACGGCACGAGCCGGTTGATCATCAACTCGATGCGGTCGGCGTTGTCGCGCCACACGCCCTCGGGCATCACGTGGTGGGTGTGGACGTCGAAGATGAACTCGCCGCGATCGCCGAGCTCGATGGCGCAGGCCTCCTCGTCCTCCGGTTCGGGCACGACGTACTCGCCGCCCGGGTCGCCGAGGGTGGTCGGTGGTGCGGTGGTCGAGGTGCTCGTCGTGGACGTGGAGGTGGTGGACGTGGTCGTGGTCGGTCCGGCGGACGCGTCGTCGCCGCTCGCGCAGGCGTTCAGCACGGCGAGGGAGGCCGCCATGGCCCCGGTCGAGCGCAGGAACCGCCGCCGGTCGACGCCCGTGCGGTCCGCGGCCTGCTCGATGCGGCTCAGCATCTGTCGCGCGATGGCCTGCTGGCGCGGCGTGGTGGGCTCGGGGAGGAACTCGCCGTTGGAGAGCGAACCGGGCCAGACCGGGAGGGCGGGGGGCCGATCCGGTTGTCGATCCCGGGCCCGTCGCCACTGGCTCGTCATGGTCGGAGGCTAGGGCACCGGCGCGGTCGCACACCGGCAGCGATGGTCGGGGCCTACGCTGACGCCGTGGCGACCACGGTTCGGGGGCTTCTGGAGCGACGATGGGCTCCCGCGGTCGTGTTCGCGTCCGCGATCGCGGTGCTGCGGCTCCCGAGTTTCGTCAACCAGTTGTTCGACCCGGACGAAGCGGCGATCTCCGCCCAGGCGATCGGTCTGTGGCGGGGCGGCGAGCTGTACGTCGACGGGATCGACCGCAAGCCACCGATCGCCGCGTTCGTCTACGAGTGGAGCCATCGCGTCGTCGGCAGCACCGACCTTCGCCCGCTCCATGCTCTCGCCGCGATCCTGCTCCTCGTCGCTGCCCTCGTGATCGCCCGGGAGGCCCGTCGCCACGGTGGTCGTGAGGCGATGTGGTGGGGAGGCGCGCTGATGATCGGTGGCGCGCTGGCGATGGTGCCGGTCGACGCGCAGGCCGCCAACTACAGCCACCTCGCGATGCCGTTCGGCGCGGTGGCGATCGTCGCGGCCCGACGGGGCACGGACCGCGCCGCGCTCGTCGCGGGACTCGCCCTGGCGGTCGCGACCCTCACGCGACAGACGTGGGCGATCGGCGTGCTCCCCGCGACGGTCGCGATCTGGCGCTTCGGTTCGTGGCGCCGTCACCTGCCGATCGCGTTCGTGGGCGGACTGATCCCGATCGGCCTCGTCGCTCTCGCCGTGCCCTGGGACGACTTCACCTACTGGGCGTTCGAGAGCAACGGGAGCTTCGTGCTGGCCGGCGCCGAGCCGGGCCGGGTGGTCGGTCGCGCCCTGGTGAGCCTCGGCATTTTCGTGGCGTTCCATCTCGTTGCCGTGCTCGTGGCGGGGCGGGCGCCACGGCGGGAGAACGTCGACCTCTGGCTGTGGATCGCCACCGGCCTCGTCGCTGTCGCCGCCGGGTACCGGTTCTACGGGCACTACTGGCTCCAGGTGGTGCCGCCGCTCGCGCTGCTGGCCGCGATCGAGATGCGGACGCTGGCGCCGCGTCGGCAACGACACGCGGGCGTGGTCGTGGGCGCGACCGCGGTCGTCGCGCTCCTCCTCGCCTGGACGCCGTCGACCGTGCGCGACCTGCCCGACCCGGGCCCGCTGTCCGAGTTCGTGGTCGCCCACTCGGGGGAGAACGAGACCGTCCTCGTCTGGGGCAACTTCCCGGAGGTCTACTGGGACGCGGAACGACGGCCGGCCGGTGGCTTCGTGAGCATGGACTTCGTGACCGGTCGCTCCGGGGCGCGCGACAACGGCCCCCACACGATCGTCGACGCGCCCGATCGCGGGTACCCGCATCTCCTGGCCGCACTCGACGCCGAGTTGCCCGCCGTCATCATCGACACGCAGCCGTCGGCCTTTCGGGAGTACGGCGTCTATCCGATGGCGTTGTTCCCCGAACTCGCGGCCCTCGTCGACGACCACTACGACGACCCGGTCGAGGTCGACGGGTTCACCGTCTACGTGCGGCGCCCGTGAGCGGGCCCGTTCGTCAGCAGCAGGGCGCCGGCGTCAGGCGGGGTTGACGGCGCAGTGTCGGCATGAGCCGTCGCATCCTCCACCGGAGCGGCGCACGGCAGCGGGGACTTGCGAGCGCGGCCCGCTGGACACCGCGTTCGACACGGCGACGGTGCTCGTCGAGCACGAACCCGGGATCGTGGTGCGGGAGCATGGTCCCACGATCGCTCGACCGGCTGTACAGTACAAGCGACGAGTTCTGAACATATAACGTAAGCAGGACTTTACAATACATGCCGAAACGCCGTCGCCGAAGGGGGACCCGTGGAACTGACGCTCCAACACCTGCGACTCCTGCGCGAGGTCGCCCGCCGTTCCACCATCACGGCGGCCGCCGACTCGCTCGGGTACACGCGGTCCGCGGTCTCCCAGCAGCTGATGGGGCTGGAGAAGTCGACCGGTGTCGCCGTCCTCGAGCGGGTTGGACGCGGCGTGCGGCTCACCGACGCGGGCCGCGAACTGGTCCGACACGCCGACGAGGTCCTCGACGGTATGGAAGCGGCCCAGGCCGCGTTGGAGGCCGTGGCCACCTCGGTGCGGGGAACGCTCGTCATCGGGATCTACGAATCCGTTGCCGCGACTCTGCTCGCGCCGCTCGTCGAGCGCCTCGCGATCGACCACCCGGACCTGCGCGTGCGCAGCCGCGAGCTCGACCCGGACGACGCGTTCGACGCCGTCGGCCACGGCGACGTCGACCTCGCGTTCACGCTGGACTATCCGCACGACCCGGTCCCGCGCCCCGACGACATCGCGAAGACCAGCATCGCCGAGGAGTCGT is a genomic window containing:
- a CDS encoding SDR family oxidoreductase, coding for MTWNIEGKRVLVTGGTTGIGRATVAALAAGGAEVVFTARKPAAGDEVVAEVEAGSPDAVVSHRRLDLDDLAAVRAFATQFAADFDRLDVLINNAGVVLTERRLTADGHEFTFGVNHLGHFQLVQSLLPLLEASAPARIVIVASDAHQFTKGLDFDDLMASSGRFGAARGMAVYSRSKLANMLHTHELAKRLPADRVTVNCVHPGAVRTRLGRDTEASRLSNVVWPLVNRFFLTPEKGARTSVWAATDPELEGVTGEYFVKSRIKKPRKTARDDAAAARLWTISEDLVRASTGV
- a CDS encoding acyl-CoA dehydrogenase family protein, whose translation is MSDAAIADLTEEEFRARCREFLNEHATGIQLDGDGDSGGLKRLAAGKAFQSALYEAGLAGLTYPKEFGGAGLTKDHERWWREEYANYPNMTFEFTISHGMCLPMLAEYGTDDQKRAYLADNISGDKIWCQMFSEPGAGSDVASLQTRAVRDGDTWVLNGQKVWTTLAHVSDYGVVIARTDPEVPKHAGISMFIVPMDAEGVEVRPIHQIDGGSHFNEIFFTDVSIPAENLLGDLNNGWNMATAMLMYERVAIGSGATAGIKHERADSLIEEAKKRGLIDNPTLRQKLMKIYIKETCHSMVSMRTRAEMQAGKTPGPGGSIGKLFSTLIMNEVRDVSMEIVGASGVAWEGDHGGGWQRAALTGLQGGIAGGTNEIQKNIIGDRVLGLPRDISVDKGVPFKDLKVGTQKSAD
- a CDS encoding DoxX family protein, which encodes MEIVLLLGRIVFSVIFIGSGIGQLADEESTTATAAGAGLPNAKLMGQISGVCFGLGGIAIALGIFTDLAFLLTGVLVMIAAFTVHPFWKMEGEAQMMQMPNFMKNLTIFGGCLMGFAFYSTFGAYEGFADGYQIVGSLFEFDFNDVIKAP
- a CDS encoding pectin acetylesterase-family hydrolase, coding for MNRRRIVALLGVLALFAAACGDDANEAADPTTTTTEAPATTSTTEAPATTSTTEAPAPEWVSHLAGPECMCADGSEYYIHTRAADPDKVMLYFQGGGACFTEQMCDFENGTYKVTTGEDDHPGDDGNGIFDYDNPLNPLADWTVVFVPYCSGDVFLGDATTTYGELTIEHNGFENAMHGLDHVVENYGDASQLLVTGSSAGGVPAPLFGGLASDRMSEGTDIAVLADASGGYATSPLQNQFIGNLWGSTNNIPDWPVVADIAPEEWGIPDLFRFAGVHDPDLRMARFDNAFDNVQVSFSAMAGLEGGLLEVLDFNEALVEDDGVDLQVYVAPGDSHTILGRPDVYTETVEGVAFIDWLTEFVEGGAPGDVHCTECGDGAES
- a CDS encoding amidohydrolase family protein, which translates into the protein MTSQWRRARDRQPDRPPALPVWPGSLSNGEFLPEPTTPRQQAIARQMLSRIEQAADRTGVDRRRFLRSTGAMAASLAVLNACASGDDASAGPTTTTSTTSTSTTSTSTTAPPTTLGDPGGEYVVPEPEDEEACAIELGDRGEFIFDVHTHHVMPEGVWRDNADRIELMINRLVPSGCGEGDGHECLNRVSYITNMFLGSDTTFALLTDVPNSGPLDAPLPFDDKVGTAELMEAITVAGQSRVLIHDVIAPNFGDLSSRLDGMTRTADTGRVAAFKVYTAWGPQNQGYSMVDPEIGLPVIDHMRDLGVTTLCGHKGLPLQEFDRRFNGPDDLCAAASLYPDMNFVIYHSAYETQTVERAYDPNRATTGVNSLVKAMDDHGIEPNTNVWCELGTAWREVMGDPTEAAHLLGKLLTRVGADRVMWGTDAIWLGSPQRQIEAFRAFQITEAFQETHHYPALTDELKAKVFGLNAAGLFGLDPEGITCAIDQDLLTASRGELEVLVDDGLVPNPYEPIGYVTRRQVLNWWNQFPEPVFPA
- a CDS encoding LysR family transcriptional regulator → MELTLQHLRLLREVARRSTITAAADSLGYTRSAVSQQLMGLEKSTGVAVLERVGRGVRLTDAGRELVRHADEVLDGMEAAQAALEAVATSVRGTLVIGIYESVAATLLAPLVERLAIDHPDLRVRSRELDPDDAFDAVGHGDVDLAFTLDYPHDPVPRPDDIAKTSIAEESFLAVLPASVRAKDVIDLATLAECQFVAPNPSSACGRAVMIACRDAGFEPDVAHQVDGYPATLDLVAAGCGVALVPERSVLPRPGTHAARLARPVTRTIEVSHRVSSADRPMIRAAIDTLLDLTR